aaggcAACTCTTCACGAGTATTTCAAGCCCAGGTGATAATGAGGGGATGAATGACAAAGCCGCACAAACGCTTCCATTTTAAACTTTAGAACAgcagaatcataaaaaatcaaacaaatattgtgcatagaaaagactaaaaaatgaaaatgaaagaattaaaattaaattgctaTATTCAAGGTAAAGAAATATTCCCTCTTAATCCACTCATTGACactctttttactaattttgaaatctaAGTCAAAAGGTATTCCATTGATAAGTTTACTGCTTGTGTAAATTAGCTGTCTTCTGATCAATGAAAGTTTAGtaggataaacttgaaatttatctTTGTGATGATTCAATGAATGAGagataatgaaatgaaatgtgaGAACGAGCACCCAGCCCAATACAAAATGAGAGTGAAATAGAACCCGAATCACCTGACAAATCCATAATAAGAACCACTTACTACTcactactatcatagagaaacaatagcataagtagatatcccatggtatagggataTAACTAATAGTTATAAAGGAGAGATTTGATTTATCAAGAGATTGTGAATTAAGTTTGAAGAGGATGAAGTTATGAAAAATCTGTTGAACAAGCTGGCCTTCTGTTTCGGATTAGTTATAACCGataccatttatttatttattcaccatatgggcgtttatgttgcaacttttactgttatctcaagccgattactgtcgattattgtcgatttttactattttgttggggtgagagtgtatgaacggcacagtatgagagactaagagcgtcacacagcttcacgggaaagaactacgtggactatcggcttgagataacggtaaaagttgcgacataaacgtcctataccatgggatatctacttacgctattgtttctctatgctactatcTTGGCAAAACTAATATAATTCATACCCTCTACATTAATGCCCCATTAACAGATTTAGTTCGACTTGGTACTGATTTTTGAATTCATCACTTTATTATATTCTTTGAGTTGTAATTTGTGTAGGTGTATTATGATTGGAGTCTCAACTGTTTGAATTGTAATTATTGGTTTCCAGATGGACGTGATAGTAGCTGACCTAGACGGAGGTTCGGTCATGGTACCAGATGGTGTCAACCTGCCTCTCCTACCTGAACCTCTGCTCTCCGACACACTGTCGTGGCTGCGCCTAGTGTTGCAGCCGCAACTGGGCAGTGCCGACCTGGCGTTTCCGCCCTCGCCGCCCCCGCGGCCCCTGCAGCCGCCCCTCCAGGACAAGCAGATTCGCGCCGTATTTATGCGAGCCTTTGCTCAGCTGCTGCACGGCTACAGGAGTTGCTTGACCATCATTAGGATACACCCCAAGCCGGTTATCACCTTCCACAAAGTGAGTAGAGAAAAATATTGGTTACAATGGGAGTGTTCAGACATGGTTAGGTAGATGAAACGCATTGTTTGTTATGGGAGAATTCACACATGAGTAGAAGAATAAATAGCATTGTTTCTAATGGTAGTTTTCACACATAGGTAGCAAAATGATTACAATTTATGGCTGATGAATGGCTTAGCTACTGCacggctatagtgaggtccacgttatgatggcagagtttgattagcaatggtattgctatccttatctatcattcaacaaagcggatagcgctatctctttctcgctttgatctgttgccacATGAGTAGAGTTAATATGAGTGTTTGTAGGAAAATGAATAACATTGTTTGTTGTGGGAGTGCTATGGGAGAATCCACACATGAGTAGAGGGAGTGTTCAGACATAGTTATGTAGATGAAAAGCATTGTTTCTATGGGAGAATTCACACATGAGTAGAAGGAATGAATAGCATTGTTTCTAATGTGAGGGTTCACACATAGTTAGTAAAATGAATGGCTCAACTACTGCACGGCTAGGAGTTATCTCACCATCATTATTAGAATACATCCTAAGCCGGTCATTACCTTCCACAAAGTGGGTGTGAAAGGAAACCGTTAGTGGGTATGGGAGTGTTGACACATTGGTAGGAGAATGAATAGCATTGTTTGTTATAGGACGTTTCACAGAAGAGTAAAACAATTAAAAGCATTGTTTGTACTGAGAGTATTCATACATGTGTAGAAAATAAATTGCTCTGCTACTGAACGGCTATAGGAGTTGTCTCACCATCATTAGGATACACCCCAAGCCGGTCATAACCTTCCACAAAGTTGAAGAAatgttgcaactctctcattcatgaagaatctctgtgtgtaggaagcttcctccatctagggtctctgaagtctgatgtttttgcaaagccgtgaatattaccccgcgatccatacccgttcaaaaacatcaaacctttttgaaaatatatctttccatcagCAAcaaatgctcttttgtatcttctcaaaagcaacgtgttgcacccgaaaagatacacaagggaAGCTTTAAAGTATCTTTCCATCAGCAAcaaatgctcttttgtatcttctcaaaagcaacttgttgcattcgaaaagatacacaaggggAGCTTTTAcatatctttccataagcaacagatgctcttttgtatcttctcaaaagcaacgtgttgctttcgaaaagatacacaaggggAGCTTTAGCCTTTaatatatctttccataagctacagatgctcttttgtatcttctccaAAGCAGCGTGTTGTatctgaaaagatacacaaggagctttttggagttcTTTTAGCACAGCACAGCCTATCAGTTGACAtacgttcaacatgctcttccCATttttggtgatacgttgcagctctctcattcatgagtggccgtagtcgagtggatcagatgctggctttatgattcagaggcccgggttcaaatcccggcccggacAAGATATTTATCActggccactcccgtgtttcggatggacacgttaaccgtcggtcccggctgcctaaaaagcagtcgttaggtcatgtcagaagccttgaaattgatcagttgtgacctgaaaactctgacaccagacctgagccagccaggtcacacgatattattattattcatgaagaatctctatgtgtagggagcttcctccatctagggtcTCTGGAGCCATATGTTTGTGAAATGCCGTGAGtattaccccgcgaaccataccttgcctatatgccgtttGAAAGTTACGGAGGCAAAGCTACAAGACGTATACTGTATATGGGGCATAATATTGTTTGACAGGCAGCCTTCCTGAGAGAACACGGTCTAACCGACTGCGATTTCACGACGCGTGTGTTGACTGTATGTTCTTCACGTCGTTTGTGACTGGACGagtttattctttctcttctcattctccttcttcttctcctttatctccttcttcttcttcatctttttctcctgtcttcttgttgaacaagaataattttttaatgacTGATACGTGAGAATCTCGGTGTTTCTAATTGATGATTCTTCTGTTGAACAGGCAGCCTTCCTGGGCGAACGCGGTCTGACCGACTGTGATTTCACGACGCGCGTCCTGGACTGTATGTTCTTCACGTCGTTTGTGACGGAGCGCGGTCCGCCGTGGCGAGCGTGTGACTACTGGGACGAGCTGCATGCCAACATTGCCGACCTGCTCAAGGCCGAAGCACACGATCCAAAGGCTCTGCTAAACAATATCGAGGTAAACAACCTagagtgaggtctacgttataatgggagtggaGAAGGATatgagaacaatgttgccgatcctctgtcttgtcaatatcTTCTAGGGAGGGTAACcaataccggtttattgatgtaatactggtagctctgtgaacagtagacctcacgcattattctcatccacaaatacatgattgaaactatagaccttatggaaatacagcaatagactggcttctccacacatctgtgtaatcacttgtcagctgatttatgatgaataattctatagtctgatttttactctaatattggcgtatgaaggaggctcctttttccttttatattatccttgaaatgaaaaatttccaaaaaccttgtatatacgtcgacgcgcaattaaaaaagggacatacctgtcagatttcatgaaaatctattacctcgttttgccgtaaatgcgcaacatataaacatttaaacattaagagaaatgccaaaccttcgacttgaatcttagacctcacttcgctcggtcaatcaactgttcattctcgtttaaaataatcaatatatatcatcaagcaagaaatatcatatttttcaacgaTTTCATATTCAAACTAAACTAacatcaagattaaatattttgttaataattatacAGGGTTTGGAAGGGAGgtatgatttgaaataacaattATACACTGATTTTTAAACGAAACTCAACATATATTATTTTAGTGTGTACCTTGGAtgttgccattataaaaattaaagagaaaaaatcaaaacattaaTGATTTACGATAAATATAACATCTGATAAATGCTGTCTGTTTTGTCCATACACTCCTGTAGACGTTGTAATAGCACTGACTGAGGTGTGGTTGGATACAGATGAGCAGGTGTCACAGTATTTTATTGATGGCTATGAATCATGTTCAAGTGTTTCTTCTTTCACGAGAGCCACTGGCTTGGTTGTTTATTATTCCACTGAATTAGTTGGTTTCAACTGCAGTGTGACGGAATGTAGGGTGGAGGGTGCGGATATTCTTTATCTTCATTGCACCTTATCAAACTACAAATTCAATCTCATTGTGCTTTGTCGATGGCATGGCTTTGAATGCGATAGATTTCTTACTAGTCTTGATTCTATTTTAAACGTTCCTTCTGCCTGTGACACTGTTATAATAGGTAACGTCAATATCAACATTTTGGGGTCTGGTAATAACAAAGTTGATGATTATTTAGAAATACTTAGCTATTACGGCTTCGAATCAATAATAGATATTCCTACCAGAGTGACTGAGACCACATCATCCTGCATTGATCACGTATTTATTAGATCTcgaaatttttctcattttgtaAAATGCGCAGTTATTGAGGATTTAATTGGTGATCATAGAGCTGTTTCATTGACAATTCGAGCTAACTTAGAGAATAACTTAAGGAACTCTTGTcaagataaatataaaatagattttgataaactgaataatttccTGCTGTCCCATGATTGGGGTGATGTTTTATTCAGTAATGATGTGaactataaatttgataaatttcttGAAGTCTTTGAAAATTACATTGCGTGTTCAAAAGTGAGAGTCGAATctcaaataaattcaacaaatttaaaGAAGCTTAAACCATGGATAACTGATGGTCTATGTGCAGCAATCCACTCGCgcgataaattatttaaaaaaatgaaagcaAACCCAGAAAACCTaaggataaaaaataatttaaaaacttattctagaaaaataaaaaattggattaaaattgaaaaacaaaagtattatTCTACATTAGATCAAATGCCCCCTCGGAAAAAATGGCTAGTTCTAAATAAACTGTGTGGAAATCCGAGAAAAACTAGATCTcatgatgaattgaaaatagaacacAGGAATGAAATTGTAACGGATCCAAAAACAATAGCAAAtctatttaatgattttttgttAACATTGGCAGAGACGTTTTAGCTACTTCTTATGGTGCAGCTGATAATGAAAATGACTATTCATAACACCTTCAAGGAAAGAAACCATCAAGCGTCTATGTTTTTTGAAGCTGTCACCTATGATGAACTGTTAATTTAcataaaacaattaaaaaatggtacttctTCTGGAGATGATCTTATATCTTCTAGAATTTTGAAGGATGTTGCTCTGACCATTGTTCCCATTctagttgatattttcaattgcaGTCTATCTACAGGAATATTTCCTTCTGGGATGAAGCTAGCAAGAGTGGTGCCAATCTACAAATCCGTTCTAGATTTAGTTGAACAATTATAGACCTATATCTCTGCTGTCTGTCTTCTCAAAGATATTGGAAAAGATAGTGAAAAGAAGACTTCTCAATTTCCTCAACTCATATAACTTTTTCTATAATAACAGTTTGGCTTTCGTGaacgcatgaatactgaaatggCTCTTGAAAGATTCATGTCGGTTGTTTTCTGTGGCTTCAACTTCAGGCCAGCGCGCTGTGTTGCAGGACTGTTTTTGGACATCAAAAGGCATTTGACACGGTTAACCATTCaatcttgttgaataaattatctaaGGCTGGTATCAGGGGCATGGTTCTTGATTGGTTCTCTTCATATTTGAAGGACAGGCAGCAATATGTAGCTATTGGGAGAGTGAAGAGTGAGGTTCAGGGAGTGGACTGTGGTGTACCACAGGGTTCCGTCCTTGGACCAATCTTGTTTCTCATCTTTATAAATGATCTCTATTCGTGTGAGTTCAATGGTATGCCTGTGTCCTTTGCAGCTGACACTACTGCCTTGGCATATTGTGGACTGGATGGCCCCAACTTAGAGAGAATGATGCAGGATGATTTGGATAAGCTATTGCTTTGGTCAGGCACAATAGAATACAGCTCAAtcttacaaaaacaaaatatatattgttcaCATTAACAACACCATGGACACTGCCTTCTGCACTGAAGTTTCATGGTGCCTGTGATCGGAATGACTGTGACTGTGAGGTCGTTGGTCAGACCAATGCCATTAAATATTTAGGTGTGATTGTTGATGAAAAGCTTAACTGGTCTCAGTATATATCCATCATAAAAAACTATCTGTTACTCGTCCTGCGAAAAttctatttcttgaataaatgtCTCCCTTTAAATGTTCTTATGCAGTTATATTTTGCATTTGTTGATCCAAAAATAAGTTATGGTATTAATTGTTGGGGCTCCACCTATATTTGTCACTTGAAGCCATTGATAACGGTGCAGAAATCGATAGTCCGTGTTATAAATAGAAAGGTAGATATGATCATTCTTTTCCTCTATTTCAGTGCCTTGGATGTTTGCCTCTTAGATATATGTATGTGTTTAAGGTCCTGTATATGTTCTTTGTAATGTCTGGAAACGGTGGTCATACGTTGCTCAGGGATGTTCCCAGCTATTAAACTAGGAGAGTGACAGCTGATTTACTGAGACTTCCCAAAtcgtataccacttgtttccagaaatcgtttgtatttcttggccccaagttttttaataacatCCTAATTGAAATCAAGAGGGTTCAAAATCaacttgttttcaaaaaaagaattCTTAGATGGCTCAGAGGTCTTATGCCTGACCATTTAGAATCCTTATTTAATGTTATTTCGTAGTTTAAATGTAATTTTGGTGGCTGGCAATAAGCATTAGTAAGATGAGATGTTATTGGAAAGTGTGCAAGGTGAGTGAATGTGAGAGTGAATGGTTGCTagtcttttcttttcttctccttttattcatgcatttaaaattagttgaagtgatattcattcctgcttgcaaacgtggagtattgtatacttccagcaggtagtattttttatttcaattcacaaatttaccgtatttctaataaaacataccagtatttattttattaatcttccattaattattttttatcgtACTGAGCTgagtgttttgtttttcttattgattctgaatgtgaatattgtgagtttgaataaataaaatttgaatttgaatttttagtgTATGTAAACAGTGTTTTGTTATAGTTGACCTGCAAGATCACACAAACTACTGTACACCCTAGTCTCAAGAGACTGTCATTAATGTTCAGGTTTTCGACTGTACAGTCGTAATGTTCATAAATGTTAAACGTTACGTTAGTCGTGGCCACTAATTGTTGCAATAtatattgattatgaaaaacTATTGAGGATTATCTGCattatcttctacttcttctttctcatcaacttcttctcttcttcttcttcttcttcttcttcttcttcttcttcttcttcgtcttcttaaaaatgaatttgatcaaaacttGTTTGTTTGTGTATTACAGGCATTAGCACAACAACTGTACACCAACGAGAATCCGAACCACAGCCTTATGtacagaaaatattgaaacctcCCGAGGGCGCATTTGCCAGAATACACCAGCCCTCATTCCCGCACATCAACGAGGACCAAGTGCAACTCATACTCGACGAGGGACTCGCCAAAAACAATCTACAAGCCAGGTATGAccaattcattcatccattctgTCAAGTATTAAGTGTATAAAGTTGCAAGTTGCTAATTACAAAAATAGACGCAATAACCTTTTTCCCCCACTCCTTTCCACTTGACCCTGTGTGCATTGGATGGAGCTTCAGTCTACATCCGGATGTCAGAACGAACTGACGATGTTCAATTTGCCTCCTTGTTCAAAATATCCTTGTGGCATCGCAAATTACAACTTTCCGTAAGTTGATCTATTTATTATGCCCGCTTCTCTCAAGTTATCATGTTCTCGGTATTTCGTttgttcaaattattaattcagcTACCGTTTCCCCACACATTCAATAGATGAGTCAATTCATTTATTCGATAAATTGTCACATCGCATCGTATTTGGGTATTACTCAATTGATTGGTGACTGTCAATGACAAAGTCTAGTCACAGAAGTATAATGACATTTCTAATGATGACATCGTATTTTCAAAGGATAGCATGGTTGCCACTGAAATGAATGTGGAGGCGAAAGATTGTCTTGTTATGTTGTGTCATATTTACACTTTTCATAGGCTTTATAAACGATAGAGTTATAAaacactgactcactgatcgcGACTTATTAAATAAAAGATGGATTGCAATAATATAACATAACTTATTTTTCGGTTAGTATATGAATTAAAATTCGTGGtaggaacagttttgagctgAGTCCACTGGTTTTCCCCCAATCATTCcaatgaatagtttataattgaatcaataaataagtatGAATGCTTGGAATATAGTTTCCTTCCAGGTTCACTAAGAAATGTTTCAAGTTTGAAGAAGGCTCCTCCGGTTAAAAGATTCCATTCTATTAAGAGATAGGAGGGAGAAGTAGATCTGAACGGTACTAATTTTTCTGAGCCGAACTTCAACTCCTTCAAACGCACTTTCAAGGCGGATAAGACTCCTTCATACGTAGGGTATccattaaaatacaaaaattgaaatactgtttaataatattctatcaaaACTGAAGTAGTTAGCAATATTCATTTGTTCCTTTGAAGCCCGTATGCACCATCTCGTTTTAAACGGAGATAGATCAACTGTTGGTTTGAACCTCGAATGAAACGCATTATAATGAATGCTAACCAATCCTATAAAATGTTATCATAGATTAGCGAGATTAGATTAAACGCATAAATGGTGGATATGGCCCAGAGTCACAAGTATTGAGAGAGCTCATCTACTTTGGAAgttttttacagttttgaagAATACAAATGTCAAGTTGATATTGTAAGTATGTTTGTCATTTTCATGCATTCTTCAACAGTCGGACTGAATTCTCATGGTAAGTGTGTTCAGTATTCGAGTTTGTTCAAGAAGTACAGCTTTTtgcagttttatcaataataaaacaatatcgATTACAATTCGATTCTATCACAATATTTGTTGTATACGTGAAGTCAATCAGTACAATATCACAAACTCATGAAATAACATAAACTGTCAAGGTTATTTCatagattaatttcaatttaatctgaATGGAGGGAGTCTCAAAAGTTTCATCcaagaatataattttgtatCCACTTATGAGATCAGGCACCAGTGTTCCTTCTAGCTGTGTGGTCTGATGTTATAATCGGGTACTGAtactatacaataatattgaatgtctAAGGACCGCCTATGGACAATAATATTAGAATgttggtatagtgaggtccacgttataatggcagtgtttgattaacattggtgttgctatccttgtttatcattcgaaaacgcaggtagcactatccttttctagctctggaACGTTGCCGAATACGTtgttaacaatgtagaaatataataattaaagtaGAGactcggcaacgctgttctcctatctttatccactgccattataacgtggacctcactaatgATATCAGTTGTAGGTTGAAGTAGTCCGACTCAGTTTTAACTCAACCTAAAACACTGATGATAATACCATGAGCATTGAAACTTGAGTTTTGTGTAAAAATCTATATTTAGGTAGAAATTAAACGTATTGTATtgcattataattttgtttgatGTCACCTATAGATGAGACTAATATTCCCatgtatattttcaattctttcacattgaaagatattttttatgtatattacaTGTTTTAATTGTTAAATTGCAGGCTCTCCTCACTGAAGCCAATACCTCCTAGGATAGTACCAGTAGGATCGCACGTTTCAATAGTGAATGACCCAAGGCACTCTGTTAGCAATTCGGCGCGTCGTCTAGAGGTAAGAAAACCAGataaatatttgtataatatcgAGTTTTGATCATCTGAGTTACCTTCCTTTTCATTAATAtaaagtgataaacataacctatttttggacaatttctatgtaaatttgggaaggaacagttttgggctttaagcctgttgttcctttcccaatcattcatagttgagaatggtattgtatgtatcaatgtataaataaataccaGCAAGGCCGGATGGTTGCGTTTGCGTCAACCGATCAGTTATTCAgttctaataaaatatattagttAGAATctttaaaattagaattaagttgatttataaaaatgtaagtAGTTTATAACCAACTTTAGTAAATccagaatctttatgcaaagtGTCAAGTAAATTAGTTGGATGGTCAGATATAATAATCCGTCAATATTTCTACATCTCTGCTCCCtatcttttctgttcaaaatccAAACTCATTATGGTAAAGTAGAAGCTTTCAATCCGACTAATGGTGAAAACTACAGTAATGGTAAACCAGTCATTTTTTGGTGTAGGCTAAattcagtgccggttgcataaaagccgcttaaattttaatcgtgattaatttcataagaATTAATCAAAGGAGTCTTCTTtccgaaaaagcctctgattttttctcgtgaaattaatcacaatttaaattaaatcggcttttgtgcaaccgggctacAATCTTATTTTACTGCTATGGGTTACACACATGAGCTCCAGACTTGAAACAGCTGTAGTAAAAACTTGATAATCAAACAGTCTCAGTTACAAATCATAgcttataaatttatttgggTAAAcataactttcaaaatttaaaattccgTGTACTAATTTCTGCAATCATTTCtgaatcattttttttattcagcTTAATTGTGGAATTGAAAGTTTACTTGATTTCAAAATCTAAAAGTGTTTTAAAgtgattgattattatattcttaactTGGTTGAACTTTTATAGTGCTACATTCGTTAGCCTGATAAAAATTGGTCTTTAATGTCACAGTTCTACATTAGACGTGTGTATCACAGTAAAGTATTTCTGATATTGTGTGAGGTTTGAATATTTGAGGTCTAAGGTCTGAGCCCAGTGGAGTATCTCTGATATTGTGTCAGTTTGAGTTTTGATTAGGTGAGAAACTTTTTAAATTCAAAGGCTTGAGCACAGTGCATTATCACTAATATTGTGTAAGTCCTGATTAGAtgagtttttcatttttgaaagattGGTTCGATTTTTAGTAAACCACAGCCACGATCCCCTTCAAGAATGGATAGCAATGATTCAAATCTGGATGCCGAGAGTTTTGGAGCGTCAAGCTGCGAGGATAAAGCCTGCCAATGCACGCCGATTAAACGAAAACGATCAGTTAGCAGAGTTATGAAAAGCAAGAGGGGAAGATCTAGGAGTAGTGATTGTGGGCCGAAAAAACGGAagaaaagcgagaaaaagaAACCAGCGAGAAAAGCTAGATCTGTTAGCAAGTGTCCACCCACTGTCAAGTGTGGTACAAGTCGCTCCAAGTCGACTCGGCGAGCTAGATCGAGGAGTAAGAGCAAGCCTAAGCG
The window above is part of the Nilaparvata lugens isolate BPH chromosome 12, ASM1435652v1, whole genome shotgun sequence genome. Proteins encoded here:
- the LOC120353909 gene encoding serine/arginine repetitive matrix protein 2-like, yielding MDSNDSNLDAESFGASSCEDKACQCTPIKRKRSVSRVMKSKRGRSRSSDCGPKKRKKSEKKKPARKARSVSKCPPTVKCGTSRSKSTRRARSRSKSKPKRQSRSVACSPARKRSTKRRAQSKCPPKPKSRKGSRSASRKPKPKKDAGSCSTVMSKIQKLLEKIRSKKSELKSKSKRGKRAKKTKDC
- the LOC111054473 gene encoding myotubularin-related protein 13-like gives rise to the protein MPTITHHSIMYAPKCLVLVSRLDYIETFRNCLGIIYTVYVESVGGVAIETLVGNILGCIQVPPPGGPQVRFSIGAGDRQALQPPLTPSLPVTNTAVCLLFQQLGIRNVLSLFCAIMTEHKILFQSQSYSRLTEGCRALTALMYPFRYSHVYIPLLPAALVEVLSTPTPFVMGVHSSLKTDVSELMDVIVADLDGGSVMVPDGVNLPLLPEPLLSDTLSWLRLVLQPQLGSADLAFPPSPPPRPLQPPLQDKQIRAVFMRAFAQLLHGYRSCLTIIRIHPKPVITFHKAAFLGERGLTDCDFTTRVLDCMFFTSFVTERGPPWRACDYWDELHANIADLLKAEAHDPKALLNNIEALAQQLYTNENPNHSLMYRKY